In Glycine max cultivar Williams 82 chromosome 15, Glycine_max_v4.0, whole genome shotgun sequence, the DNA window ttcagagggctacacgtcattaccttcagagggctgcatgccctcgccttcaaagggctacacaccctgttagtgcttagctctactgagctttaaaagattggctaagattttgttaaaacataagcacttagacaatgaaggaaagctggagttgctgcacatgatgtccaacgttatgtcaaggaatgagatcgggctgcacaatgcacaaggcaagataaaagtcaagtgcagaagtgaagttgcaggatccacgatgtcggatacaatgtcctgacatcctgcccgagaatactggagttgctgtacaatgcaagataaaagtcaagtgcagaagtgaagctgcaggatccacgatgtcggacacgatgtcctgacatccggcccgaaaatactggacatataaatctgttatatctttaacagattattgtgcagttagcaagagattagatgatctatcttctggaacgaattaaaagatcattaaagttcgaatttcaaagtagaagagttcgttcagggattaaagattaaagattaaagattcaaactaaaagatcaaaagttatcttttagttctttaactgcagattttttcagaagaagatagatctcctccagcacaagccgttgcagcccagaatcgtacacggctatataatcatggaggctgcacgagttctgtaccaagtccgggattgaagagttattttgtgagttttgggacttgagtgttttgtgagccaccttgatggtaccctaacatcaagtgttggacctatgtgtgtagagttgatctcttgtgtctagagttgatctctagtgtgtagagttgatctcttttgttcagagttgatctctggtgtgtctttgacttaattgtaaacacgggagtgtgagtgagagggagtgagcggaggttctcatatctaagagtggctcttaggtagagatcacacgggtagtggttaggtgagaaggttgtaaacaggggctgttagaccttgaactaacactattgagagtggatttcctccctggcttggtagcccccagatgtaggtgaggttgcaccgaactgggttaacaattctcttgtgttatttacttgtttaatctgttcatacggacacatacgatctgcatgttctgaagcgtgatgtcgtgacatcctgtacgacatctgtcccctggtatcagaatttcacacccttaccttcagaggactacacttcctcaccttgagaggagtacacgtcctccccttcagagggctacaggtcctcgccttcaaaggactacaggtcccttgcctttagaggactacatgtcctcaccttcagaggactacacgtcctcaccttcagaggactacatgtcctcgccttcagaggactacacatcctcaccttcagaggactacacgtcctccccttcagaggactacacaccctcaccttcaaaggactacacctcttcgccttcaaagggctacaggtcctcgccttcagaggactacacgtcctcgccttcatagggctacacgccctcgccttcagggggctacacgtcctcaccttcagaggactacatgtcctcgccttcatagggctacacgccctcgccttcagggggctacacgtcctcaccttcagaggactacacctcttcaccttcaaagggctacacgccctcgccttcaaaggactacacgtcctcgccttcatagggctacacacccttgCCTTCagggggctacacgccctcgccttcagggggctacacgtcctcaccttcagaggactacacaccctcaccttcagaggactacacgtcctcgcctttagaggacagcacgtcctcgcttttagagggctccacatctgcgccttcagagaactcaaggtcctctgcccttaatgcttaatcgaGGGTGGCGCTCCCGGGTGAGGGGCTAGTTGTttacttttatcagttcctgggccaccccctgatattggagggtgaCCAACTatgcaagcacaaccagaggaGGAGACTATCGcacaactactatgcataccggggcaagatttcacccagcCGCTGCAaggagacgagtgtggatcgtGTGCATCAAAATATGGAtgatgttgctacttagcaacctTCTTACCAGCGACCACCACTCCGATCTCCCCctaccgaagtgtcagctggtttaTTGATCAATCTTTGTTCTTTTCATTGACAAAATTACCCAGTGAAGGtgttccttttgagggcaccattgttgatgactggaagtttgattattctagtcatgatgctcagTGTATGGTCTGCAACGACCAGGCTGATATGACCGGCAAATTACTTGTTGGGTCATTAACCTTTGATTGCCGTATCATGCACTATATTATTGTTCGTATTTTACTTTTCCGTTCTTCTAACCTTGCTCAAGCCTtcgaggaggatttgattcttatgtgggcttttcttaccaGTCGTCAGATCGACTAGGCTCACTTGATTCGGTACcggatgcataaggcattacgggccaatgcacctctcccttatcCTCACCTCGTCACcctttttcttcatcatttcaaAATTCCTTTGGAAgatgaaccatttgttcaagtAAAAAGGTCTTTTGCTATTGGTGTTGGTGCGATTATCTTGTTTGGTTACCGTAAGGATGATGATGGTCAGTGGGTTCGAAAACAAGACTTACCTCAGCCAATCCCTGACGAACGTACTCTTTCTCCTCCACCGCAAAgggttgattcctcttcacttctGAACGATGTTCTCTCTGAACTCCACAGTCTTCGAGCTTTTGTGGGTGACCGATTTGATGCTATGGATACTCCCCTGGATGCCATGGATGCTCACTTCGATGGGATGGATACGAGGATTACTCGACTTGAGGACGATATGAGCTTCATTAGGTGTTGCTTCGATCCACCAGCCAACCCTTAGTTATCTCTACTATCTTAAGTAGTTATTTATTTCAGttgtgtattttggctttttgttgcttTAGTTATGGTTCTCTTGGACTTTTACCATTGTGTTGGATATTTCTAGACTTAGTGTTTGGTTATTTCTAGACTTTGAATTGGTTAATTAAGACTTGTGTGGATTATTCTCTGGATTGATTTAGTTTATGAATGACTTGTGCTTTGTTTAGATATTTACTTAGTTTTTTTCATTAACCATTTTTGgatttttgatgttgccaaagggggagagaacaagGGTAAGATTTATAAACTTAGGCATAAATTCCAAAAgttagggggagtaagggttgtgtgaacgcATTATCAATTGTATGTAgtttatcttgatttcaggatattgtcatcatcaaaaaggaggAGATTGTATAAGCAAATATAtcatgaagttttgatgatgccaaagaaacgCGCGTCTTATGGTTGATCCAAGACAAGACTCCAAGAAATCCAATATAAATGTTGAAGTTAGTCCATAAGAGTCTTAGAAAGCTTTCACTAATTGATGATGCAAAGATTTGGCCAAAGGATgcttgtttgaaattttaaaatatggtatttactctctggtaatcgattaccagaggatgtaatcgaatATCAGTGGCCAAAACGCTTTctgaaatgtttttaaatattttggaaagcatgtaatcgattacacaattcttttaatcaattaccagcagttgaaactGTTTATAAcaactattaaaaatttgaattcaaattttaaagcctgtaatcgattacacaatgcttgtaatcgattaccaggaggaattttcgaaaataactctcaagagtcacatttgttcaagagtttttttaatagctttcaaaggcctataaataggtgacttgggacacgAATTTCCTTTGAGTTTTTCTACACAAAGAGTCTCATcctctcaaaaacaaaattgtcttatcctctaaaacatttcttggccaaaacacttgcaaattcaataaggaatcattgagtgatcttcttcttccttttcttattcaCAAGAAttgattaagagaccgagggtctcttgttgtaaggttatctgaacacaaagcaagagttgtccttgtgtggttcaggcattgtaaaaggaattttacaagatagttgaaatctcaagcgggttgcttggggactggacgttgACCCAAGGCGTGGCCGAATCAGTATAAACtaactgagtttgcactttctcttcccttaaacttcttttatttattgttttttgtcttttgcattaaagaagtttattttaaattgtcttgttaagtaattcataataagggtacattgagaattttaaaatggagagttaaaattttaattagggaaatagtttttgatatcttaattcaatctcacttcttaagatatcttaaaatattttttaattaatatttcaaaattagattgtgtttgttttctataaagtttaatattaaaatttcatctatttaaaatataaaattgaaattttacatATGGAGAAAATTAAATTGCGTTAtcaaaacaaagaatttaaaattgaagaagtatgaattgatttatataaacaaagcatttaaaaaataaaagaaattaaaatcaaaacaagttAAATTCTAGACATTCCAAATTCcctagaattttaaaatttttaatccaaaaaaaaaggtaacTTCATAcactagaaataattttataaattgaaactcaaaacaaatattttcacAAGTAAATTCAAACtatcttcaaaatattaaatttcagaaataattatttttttttgaaagaaaataactatCTTTTTTTAAGCCTTAATTTATCCTTATATGACTGCAAatgtctttttataaaaaaaataaaaaaaaaatcctatatctCATCTTATTGTTGCGTGCTTTACAAGCTAACAGAGAAACTATAAATAAGCACACAACAGTGGCAACATACACCAACGTTTGATTAAGAAAATAGAAGCCTTATTTTGTTCTCTGTTCTTTCTCTCAACAATCGTTCCAACAAATCAAGAGAGTTGAATTCTGAAGCTTTTGCTACGTTTCTACCACTCAGGTTTGTTTCTCCGAACGCGAAAATCTAATACTTCTTTTAGGGTTTGTGATGGATGATCTTCGAGAATCTATGTTCTATCCGACTTCATTTATCTCAGTGAAGTTTTCTGCGCTTCCACGATGCAAATATAGGGTTTCGCGTTTAGGGTtcctttcaatttatttattatcggGGTTTTCATAAGGATCGGCGATACCATAAtttggggttttgggagagtcTCTATTGACGTTGCTGATCAGGGTTAAATTATTGGTCTTTGATCCAAGTCTTCAATGGGTTttgatattgatgttgttgatcTTCCTCGATCAACATAGTTTTGTTGCTGTTCATCACTTGCTTTACGATTgttattttgggaatggaaaATTTGGGAGCCAAAAGGTTTTGGGTTTTGGATGAAGAATTAAGTCTATGGCTGGGATTTAATCATTGAGTTAATGACTGAAAGCATGAGCCATGGAGAATTTTATTGATAGGATACAGTACCTGATCTGGGATGTCATTACAATGCCATGTTTGTTTTTTAGAATATCATGGATACAAAGTTTGCACGAAGGACTGAGCGCATTGGTAGAACAACATGCTCTTATTGGAAAGCTGGAAAATGTAACAGAAATCCATGCAGATTTTTGCACATAGAGACACCATCTCCACCTGCTGCTTGTGGTTATGGCAATACTGCATATAGCTACGGAAAAAAGCCCCATTCCTCCTCTGAGAATACCCCGAAATATGGTTCAAAGAAAGCATTGCTTAGAGATAATGGAGATAGAGGAGATGCAACAAGGGTTGCTAAGGCTTTCAAGAAATCATCACCAAGGATATGTAAATACTGGATCAACAACAATTGTGTACATGGTGAACAATGCCTGTATCTGCATTCATGGTTTCGTGGTGATGGGTTTTCCACAGTAACGAAACTTCAAGAACATAAGAAGGTACTTGACTCTTGAACCTCCATTTAGTATTTAACacaccaaaattatatttaaagttctTTCATAGTTCATTTTTAGCATaatgattaaatcaaaattgataTCTGACTTAATAATTGACTAATGGTTTAACAATTATTGATTACAGTCATAGAGTTTTATAATGTAACTATATGCTAGAATAACTGAATAAGTGCTTTTTGAAAAAGCATTCTCTTCCCTAGTTTCCTAGGAAATGCTAGAATTTGTGAGCCTCCGCatcatgttaatattttttgtagtaGTTAAATTAAAGCTTTTGACAACAGGTTATCACTGGCATCGCACTTCCTGTTGGATCCGACAAACTTTATTCTGGCAGCACTGATGGGACAGTTAGGATATGGGACTGCCATACTGGTCAATGTGCTAAAGTCATCAATCTTGGTGCTGAGGTTACCTCTTTGATCAGTGAGGGGTCATGGATTTTTGTTGGTCTGCAAAATGCTGTCAAGGTAAGCTCTTATCtgtcattgttttgttttgatgtaTGATAATGTCTAATCATAGGAGTAGTACATGCAAACTGATTATGTGGCTGTGGTTGTTGTGAAGGCTTGGAATATCCAGACCATGTCAGAGTTTACTCTTGATGGACCCAAAGGCCGAGTCCGTGCCATGACTGTTGGCAACAATACACTCTTTGCTGGTGCAGAGGTAACTAACCATGTTATTAATATTGTCCAATGATATTCCCCTAACCGAATTCTTTTTTTCTGCGGtgagttaaaatttgtttttttttaaatttcaggatGGTGTCATTTTTGCTTGGAGAGGAAGCTCTAAAGCCGATTCTCCTTTTGAACTGGTTGCGTCACTCACTGGCCACACTAAAGCAGTGGTTTGTCTGGCGGTTGGATGCAAGATGCTGTACTCCGGGTCCATGGACCAAAGCATAAAGGTATGTCTGCTGTTGaggattctatttttctttattaacatGAGAATTTTTTCTGAGAAAAGGatatgtaattttctttgaactgTCCTATAATGACCGGATGTTGTTATTTTGTCTTCTTCAGGTCTGGGACATGGATACATTACAGTGTACAATGACACTAAATGATCATACTGACGCAGTCACATCCCTTATCTGTTGGGATCAATATCTGTTGTCAAGTTCATCTGACCGCACAATTAAAGTCTGGGCTTGCATTGAAGCAGGATCTTTGGAAGTGATATATACACACACCGAAGAAAATGTAAGCGTTGACTTAATGTTATGTGTTGAAATATCATTTggttttattttcatgtgtaaGAAGTCAAGCTGATATTTCTTATAATGCTGACGAGTTGGTCAATCTGctaaattgatgatttttttatattacaggGTGTTGTTTCACTTTTTGGGATGCCTGATGCAGAGGGAAAGCCAATATTATTTTCCTCGTGCAGAGACAATTCAGTTCACATGTATGAATTGCCATCGTAAGTAAATCTAAATTATTCACGTTTCTTTTTGTTACTGTACCTCCGTCATggtaatatttcttatttttttgttgcatcCTCTGATGATGTTTTTTCAACAGATTTTCAGAAAGGGGACGTTTATTTGCCAAGAAAGATGTGGCATTGATTGAGTTAGGTCCTGGTGGCCTCTTCTTCACTGGAGATGAGAGTGGTTTGCTGATGGTGTGGAAATGGTTGGAGGTACCCAAGGTGGCATCCTCTTGACATGTGTTTCCTTTCAACATTGGAGTTGTATTATCCCATCTATTTCCTCTTGAAGCAGATGGTGATAAGGATGAATTTATTTGTCTGAGCAGTAAATTCACTGTAAAAACAATTGTATAGAAATTGACAATTTTATAGAAATACCaatttcattcttttatatTCTTCCCAGCAGATGTAATCTTCTCCtgctttgataaatatattactatTGCAAGTATCATGGTTTGTAATGAAGtctgttttcaaattctttccATCATTATCAAAGAATACATATTTGGAATCCAAATATAAGTTCGACCCAAAATATAGTTTTACTATACACTTTTGGAAGCTTCAAGTTCTCAATTTTGTTTGTTGGGTGATAGAAAGCTTTGGAAagcttgatttttcttcttattattccGAGAATA includes these proteins:
- the LOC100800153 gene encoding zinc finger CCCH domain-containing protein 48: MDTKFARRTERIGRTTCSYWKAGKCNRNPCRFLHIETPSPPAACGYGNTAYSYGKKPHSSSENTPKYGSKKALLRDNGDRGDATRVAKAFKKSSPRICKYWINNNCVHGEQCLYLHSWFRGDGFSTVTKLQEHKKVITGIALPVGSDKLYSGSTDGTVRIWDCHTGQCAKVINLGAEVTSLISEGSWIFVGLQNAVKAWNIQTMSEFTLDGPKGRVRAMTVGNNTLFAGAEDGVIFAWRGSSKADSPFELVASLTGHTKAVVCLAVGCKMLYSGSMDQSIKVWDMDTLQCTMTLNDHTDAVTSLICWDQYLLSSSSDRTIKVWACIEAGSLEVIYTHTEENGVVSLFGMPDAEGKPILFSSCRDNSVHMYELPSFSERGRLFAKKDVALIELGPGGLFFTGDESGLLMVWKWLEVPKVASS